The Campylobacter hyointestinalis subsp. hyointestinalis nucleotide sequence ATTTTTGCTTTCATTAACCCTCTTTTATTATATTTTTCATAGTTTGTATATCTATACTCTCGTTATTAAAAAGATAATTGCTCACTTTAAATAACTCTGCTTGCGTTTGAGCCATAAACTCAAGCATATCTTTATAGCTAGCACATAGCAATGAGCTAACTTCGGCATCATTTGACGAAAACTTTTCATTCATAGAGTAGTCAAGGATCAGCTTTTTAGCAATCTCTTTAGCAGCAATTAAATCCAAATTTGAGTTTGTGTAAAGCTCATTTTTATAAACTCTAAGCGCAGCCATACCAGCTAGTAAAACTTTTATCTTTGATAACAAAATAGTTTTTGACTCTAAAAAATCATCACTTTGTAAAATATGATCTTCTAAAATAGAAATTCGTTCAAATTTAATACCGAATTTATAAGCAGCAACCGCTCTTGCAGCTTTATATAAAGATTGGATCTCTTTTTCATCTTTGCTTAAAGAATGCAGTTTTTTCTTTCCAAAAAGCACTCTATTTTTAACTTCGTTAAAATCATCTTCATTTAAAAAATCTCTTTTATTTCTAAAAGCATTGATAGCAGCTTCATTTGTCAAAGTCGCAAGCCCTGCTCCGCTAAAACCTGTAGTATTCATAGCTAAATTTACTATATCTACTTGATGCTTTTTATCTTTAAGATATGATTCTAATATAGCCGTTCTATCTTTAAGATCAGGAAGTCCTAAAAATATACGCCTATCAAAGCGACCACTTCTAAGCAGAGCTTCGTCTATAACATCTATCTTGTTTGTTGCTGCTATGACTATGACTCCGCTGTTGTCTTCAAAGCCGTCCATTTCAGTAAGAAGCTGATTTAAAGTGGCTTCTCTCTCATCACTTCTACCGCCGCCCCTTGTCTTTCCTGCAGCGTCTATTTCGTCGATAAATATGATACTAGGAGCGTAAGCTTTAGCTTTTGCAAATAGCTCTCTTACTTTTTTTGCACCCATTCCGACATAGATCTGCACAAAGCTTGCTCCACTTTGGTAAAAAAATGGTACATTTGCCTCTCCTGCGACTGCTTTTGCCACAAGCGTTTTACCGACACCAGGAGGTCCTACCATTAACACGCCTTTTGGCATTTTAATACCCAAATCTTTATATGCTTTTGGATTTTTTAAGAAATCAACTATCTCCATAAGCTCAACTTTTACTTCGTCTATCCCAGCAACATCTTTAAACATAACGTTTGAAATAGAAGGCGTTATGGCAGATGTGACCATAGAGCTTAAATCATCTTGTGGCAAACTATTTTTAGTTTTTTTTGGTAAGTCTTTTTTTATAAATTTAAAACCAAAAAAGGCAAAAATCAAAGATGCAAAAAACAAGATCCAAATAAAAATATTAAAATCTCCAGATGATTTTATAGCCACTTTTTGACCAAGTTCATTTAAATTTATAGAATCTTTAAGAACGCAATAACTCCTACTCCCAACTTTAAGTATAACTTCATCGCCATCTACAACCGCATTTTGGATAGAATTTGACTGCAAAAGATTGTCATACTGCATCAAATTTATATTTTTAGGACTATTGCGAACTGCTACAAAAGTAAGCAACAAAAAAAGTATAATTCCAACTACTATAATTGTATTTTTTTTATTTAATTCAAATTTCGGCATAATTGACATCACTTTTTACCTCATAATTTTCGATTTTAATCCACTCTTTTGAAATATCATTGTTAGATTTGATCTTTATCTTGTTATAAAACTGATCAAATCCATCGTAAAGCCCATTTGCTTCTTGCTTTTCAACTAAAATTTCAAGAGCTGTTTTGACTTTTTTTCTAAATTCAAAATTATTTACGCTAACAATATCCTTTAAAATATTTAATCTTTTTTTCGCAGTTATACCATCTACGTCCATTTTCATCTGTGCTGAAGTAGTGCCACTTCTAGGGCTATAGATAAAAGCGTGAAGATGAGTGAGCGGAAATTTTTTAAAATTTATTAGAGCCTCATCCCATAACTCCTGGCTCTCTCCTGGATGCCCTACGATAAAATCAGTCCCCAAAGCAAAACCTAAATTTGAAAGCTCATTAAAAAGTTCGATATCTTTAAAAGCTTTATTTCGTCTTTTCATGATATTAAGCATTCTTTGGCTTGTATGCTGAAGTGCTATATGTAAGTGTTTTTCTAGCCAAGTTTCACTTAAAATTTCTTTAAAACTATCATCTATCTGACTTGGTTCTATACTGCCAAGACGAATTCTTT carries:
- a CDS encoding ATP-dependent metallopeptidase FtsH/Yme1/Tma family protein, which encodes MSIMPKFELNKKNTIIVVGIILFLLLTFVAVRNSPKNINLMQYDNLLQSNSIQNAVVDGDEVILKVGSRSYCVLKDSINLNELGQKVAIKSSGDFNIFIWILFFASLIFAFFGFKFIKKDLPKKTKNSLPQDDLSSMVTSAITPSISNVMFKDVAGIDEVKVELMEIVDFLKNPKAYKDLGIKMPKGVLMVGPPGVGKTLVAKAVAGEANVPFFYQSGASFVQIYVGMGAKKVRELFAKAKAYAPSIIFIDEIDAAGKTRGGGRSDEREATLNQLLTEMDGFEDNSGVIVIAATNKIDVIDEALLRSGRFDRRIFLGLPDLKDRTAILESYLKDKKHQVDIVNLAMNTTGFSGAGLATLTNEAAINAFRNKRDFLNEDDFNEVKNRVLFGKKKLHSLSKDEKEIQSLYKAARAVAAYKFGIKFERISILEDHILQSDDFLESKTILLSKIKVLLAGMAALRVYKNELYTNSNLDLIAAKEIAKKLILDYSMNEKFSSNDAEVSSLLCASYKDMLEFMAQTQAELFKVSNYLFNNESIDIQTMKNIIKEG